A window of Acetomicrobium sp. S15 = DSM 107314 genomic DNA:
ACCATGATCACCATAGCTAAGGAGGCAAAAGCGGCCCCTGAGCTCCTGAAGGATGCCCCTCACGATACGGTCGTATCCCGCTTAGATGAGGTGGCTGCTGCGAGGAGCCCGATACTTCGTTTCAAGCCATAAGCGCCAACGCCGTTATGCAAATAACGGCCGAGCCGATATGCAACGCAGCTGCGATGCATAAAGATAATTTTACCACAACGTTGGTAGAAAAAATCGGCATAATGGGCATATCGGTTCTGGAAGAAGATGTGCCCATGACGTTCATAGGCAATTTCGGCTTTAAGAGTGGCCGCAG
This region includes:
- a CDS encoding flavin reductase, with protein sequence MQITAEPICNAAAMHKDNFTTTLVEKIGIMGISVLEEDVPMTFIGNFGFKSGRSIDKFCDCEYITGELGTPLVIDHCMAIVEAKVINIM